The Pungitius pungitius chromosome 10, fPunPun2.1, whole genome shotgun sequence genome has a window encoding:
- the gulp1a gene encoding PTB domain-containing engulfment adapter protein 1 isoform X3 — MNRAFNRKKDKSWMHTPEALAKHYIPYNVKFLGNTEVETPKGTEVVKDAVRKLKFQRHIKKSEGLKTPKVELQISIYGVKILDLKTKDVQHNCQLHRISFCADDKTDKRIFTFICKDSESNKHLCFVFDSEKCAEEITLTIGQAFDLAYKKFLESGGKDVETRKQIGTLQKRIQELETENSELKQQLQDLEEQLMISHVSPPLHMTEANEAYMLQRPSSLFWCHSITSLSCLEISSLTLTPMSSPESNGLLTPPPAKPALLPPKPPEGCSIPRPRAGSISIKPQSTDVFDMVPFSPVTALVPTMASNGCPPPPPTTLPPDMSKDLFGAEPFDPFTCGSADFPPDIQSKLDEMQRQRWFVLLALLGCPCGCVFVSHVCGGR, encoded by the exons TTCCTCGGAAACACAGAAGTTGAAACCCCAAAAGGCACAGAAGTTGTGAAGGATGCAGTCAGAAAGCTGAAG TTTCAGAGACATATCAAGAAGTCAGAGGGACTGAAGACCCCTAAAGTGGAATTGCAGATCTCCATTTATGGCGTGAAGATATTGGATCTCAAAACAAAA GATGTGCAGCATAACTGTCAGTTACATCGGATTTCCTTCTGTGCGGATGACAAAACGGATAAAAGGATATTTACCTTCATCTGCAAAGACTCCGAGTCCAACAAACACCtgtgctttgtgtttgacagtgaaaagtgt GCAGAAGAGATAACTCTCACCATCGGCCAGGCGTTTGACTTGGCCTACAAGAAGTTCCTGGAGTCTGGAGGCAAAGACGTGGAAACCAGGAAGCAGATCGGAACCCTGCAGAAAAGG ATTCAAGAGCTGGAAACGGAGAACTCTGAGCTTAAGCAGCAGCTTCAAGACCTTGAAGAGCAGCTGATGATatctcatgtgtcacca CCGCTGCACATGACCGAGGCGAACGAGGCGTACATGCTGCAGaggccctcctctctcttctggTGCCACAGCATCACGTCGCTCTCCTGCCTGGAGATCTCCTCCCTCACGCTCACGCCCATGAGCTCGCCGGAGTCCAACGGGCTACTAACTCCTCCGCCTGCCAAACCCGCCCTGCTTCCTCCTAAGCCTCCCGAGGGGTGCAGCATCCCGCGGCCTCGC GCGGGGAGCATCTCCATAAAGCCGCAGTCTACAGACGTTTTCGACATGGTTCCCTTCTCCCCTGTGACGGCGCTGGTTCCCACGATGGCCAGTAACGGctgcccacccccaccaccgACCACTTTACCACCAGACATGA GTAAAGACCTGTTTGGTGCCGAGCCGTTTGATCCGTTCACCTGCGGCTCCGCTGACTTCCCTCCGGACATTCAGTCCAAGCTGGACGAGATGCAA CGTCAGAGATGGTTTGTACTCTTGGCTCTGCTTGGATGTCCATGTGGTTGTGTCTTTGTCTCGCATGTCTGTGGAGGACGCTGA